The genomic interval tctgtttctcggGTGGTGGAGAGATTCCAGGGAGAATTGTGTCTGTGGCTCAGGGCTTTGTACCGACCCTGGGGACCTCGGTGAATTTTGAGCACACCACTGGTGAGACTCCGGACAAATCTTCTGCCCCTAGTAGCCCATGGAAGCCAAAGCAGAACCGGCAGcctggggtggaggtggaggcagagcccAGGGTCTCCAGCCGGCTGTAGGAGCCCCTGACTTTCTTAAACATTTCCAAGTATTTGGCCTCCAGCTCTCTCTCCTTGGAGCTGGACTCAGCCTCAGGGTTGAGCACAGGAGAAGTGTTAGGAGTGGCAGGGAGGCTGTATCTTGGAAAGGTCCTCCTTAGTCAGCTCCTTGCAAGGGGGCTTGTTTTCCTTCTCCAAGAAAAAGGCAATCCTAGGGCTCCTGCGAGGCAAGGGAACAGCTGGGACGTCTACATCTTGGGCCACGATCTCCAAGACGATGGGCTTTCTGATTGCAGCCGCACTGGGTGTCTTCGGCCAGATTTCAGGGGGCATGCTTGGGAGATCAGAGCCTGATTTCTGTTGGGACCTCCGCACAGACTTAGTAGGAGATGGGGCCCTTGGCCCGGAGCGCTGCGCGGCCCCTCTGGGCCGCGTTCGCCTCCAAGACATAACTAGGCTCTGTATCGAGCTCCTCCAGCACCGCCGCCCCGGGCACGCGCCAACCAAGAGGGCCACTCGCTGCAAGAAACTTTAGAATTGCTCCTTCAAAATATTACCTTAATGTATCTCCCTTTTATGTTATGTCGGAACCTACTTAGGATGAATTGCTTCtattattttaatgactttttttgtctctcttctttcatctcagttttctttccaattcattttatgtaCAACATTTAGTTCTTTCTTGGGACAGCTGTGTGCAGTTGGTAATGCATGCTTATATGTTCCTGTCACTTGAGCTTAAAGACATTTTTCTATATATCCCTTGTCACTTGCTGATTGATATGGCTGACAGATGGCATTTTTTAGAAGAAGCATCATCAACTGCTCAAAATATGCTGACATCTCCAGCAGTAAATAATTCAAGACAGTCATGGTTTAGAAAGCACAGTTCCTgcatttataagaaaaggaaaatcataaACTTCTAAGAACATGAGAAAGTAGACCTTCATTCAGAGTGCTCTAGAAAatgatcccagtactttcagTGAGAAATTTGCAAAGAATattactttttccttcatttaaaagatatttgcTGTGTGCATTTCAGTCACTGTCCACGGCACTCAAGGAAGTCATGGTGAATAAGAAATATGAGAaacttgtttttgtcaaatttaCATTCTCTGtgggaaaaacaaacataaacaagcaaacaaatatgtAAAGAAGATAATTTTGATAATGgtaaataagaagaaatagaaatgtgcTAATAAGTGACAAGCTGTGTAGACAtaatggtgtgcatgtgtgtttgagGGTCAGGGATGTGTAACAGATGCTATTGATGTTCTTCCCTGTGTCTCCTTGGCCTACCGCTGAGATCACCTGCAGCTATGGTAGACTATAGTTCTGAAATTATCAAGTACTGCatattttgccttattttctgGAGTTTTCTCTGGAATCAAAGGAACACCTTTGACCAGGCACAACTCAGAAGTACAGGAATAGAGTTGACCTCAGCCCTTAACCAATGAGGGATGAGAGTTAGTATATGGATATCACAGCCTCCTGCTCTGTCTAAGGTGTGTTCCACAGTTTCTTAGTTTCCCTGAAAGAGTTTGTCCTAATTGTTCAAAGCAGCAGCCTGCCAATTAGGAcatatttttagacttttttcacttccctgcctcattttcccactctttcatttttgtttcttggtATCACCTCCTAAATAAGTTACTTACACTCAAATCCTTGTCTCAAGAATTACTGTTGAGGAAAACTGAAAGTAAGATAGTAGGAAGGGgatatagaacattttaattGGATGATTAAGAACAATCACACTAAGTTAGTTATATTAGAAATGAGATCAAATGGCAAGAAGTTACCATGCATGAGAAGATGTGGGGAAGATAGTTTCTGGTGGAATCAAGAACAACTGCAAAACCCCCAAGGTGAGAATGAAAAGCACTAAAACCAGAGTGGCTAGAGTAGAGTAAGCAGTGAGTGGTATGCAAGGAGGTCAAAGgagcaaataaaatattagtgTTACAGGAATGTGTATATAAAGGAGTTCAGGCTTATAGTCAGCCTTTGTAAGACTGTAAACCAGGGACTAATGTAATTTGATCTCTAAGTAACTCTGGCTATTTGGAGGAGGAATAGATTTTAGGAAGACAAGAGTTACAAACTTTAACAGGAAGGAAGCAAGAAGACTAGTTATGAAACTACTGTACTGGGCtaggtgagaaaaaatatataagttttTCTTCGTGAAGAGCAGTGGAGATGGAAAGACGGTTTATACTgaagacacatttttaaagacaCGAAACCAGATGTGACCCTTAGGAGTAAAAAATAGCCTAGGAAAAAGCTCAAGGAAGAGTTAAAGGAGCTCTAAAGCAAACTGTGATGGAAGTCAACAGAATAGATGGAAGGCAAGAACTAAGATATCATGGGCACCAAAAATAATACTTATCAAGAAACACCAGGAAGTAGGAAGTGGTCAACTGTGTGGACTGTTGCTGGAGTACAACTAAGAGGAAGACGGAAATCCAACCATTCTATTTGTCACCTTTCAGATCATTGATAAGAGCAGCATGCACTAGTGGCATGGAAAAATGGATTGTTGTAtgttgaagagaaaaaagaatttggggatgttgaaatagagaagaaagacataacttttaaaattctttgtttttaagaagaaCAGGGGCATAAAGCAATAGCTCTTAATTGGGGTATGTGAGATCATGGCAGTGTTACCATGCCAGAGAACATGTTATGTGTTCACAACAGTGTTTCCTTTTCCTGAGTATAGAAAGAAGCATTTCTTGGCCTTCCTTGCAGTTAAGTTTCTATTATGGGGTTACATATGGACCCCATACCACGTGTTGTTAGAAATAATGTAACATTACATATGTAACCCCCAATAGCAGGTTGTTAGAAATCATGCATGCCATTTCCAACAAGGAGCCTTAAAAGTATTCTAGGCAGGGGGTATAGCTCAATGGCAGAGCATTTGACTGCAAAAGTATTCTATGCAATCTTCCACTTACATTTTCCCTCCAATGACAAACTCGAAAGTCATGTGTTCCAGATGGTAAAACCACAAAGTGGAAGCAACCTGGGTTGCTGAGTCCATTTTGAAGAAAGCCACCAAGAAGACCCAAGCTACCTATGTTGGGCTGTGATAggagcaagaaataaacctttgctGTATTTGGCCACTGAGTTATCTaggttcatttatttcttcatcagAGCTAAGCCTATCCTGACTAATACCCCAGAAGTTGTTTAAGATTGTTGATAAAAtactattttgcatgttttagAAAATGTGTAGTAGAGAGACAGATTTGATATTGCAGAAGAAATAGTATGTAATTACAAGAATATCATACTTAAGAAGATGAAGTTTGAGATCAAGAGTAGCAATTTCTTAGGTGGCCTTAGAAGTGGGGTATTGCATAGGAAGAAATGCAGAGAATGTGAATACAAAAGTCACAATGACAGATTTGGTCAATGGAAGCTGAGGGAGTTTCTCATTTAGAGTTTCTATTTAATCACAGAAGAATAAGATAAGAATACAGCTGAGAGATAAGATAGATGGAAAAGTATTGGCTATTTGAGGAAAGAAGACAAATTATGAAAAAACGAAGAGTGGGCAATCAAtcaaattaagaaagtaaaagaagatCATCTGGCAATGTTGAGTGTATTTGAGGTGTGCGATCATGAATGTAAAGTATGTCCAAATAgaatatttgtgtgcattttTATGCTGATTTCAATTTCCTGGCTGAAGGCATAAAGTATTTGGATAGAT from Callithrix jacchus isolate 240 chromosome X, calJac240_pri, whole genome shotgun sequence carries:
- the LOC100397126 gene encoding LOW QUALITY PROTEIN: sororin-like (The sequence of the model RefSeq protein was modified relative to this genomic sequence to represent the inferred CDS: inserted 2 bases in 1 codon; substituted 1 base at 1 genomic stop codon), with protein sequence MSWRRTRPRGAAQRSGPRAPSPTKSVRRSQQKSGSDLPSMPPEIWPKTPSAAAIRKPIVLEIVAQDVDVPAVPLPRRSPRIAFFLEKENKPPCKELTKEDLSKXYSLPATPNTSPVLNPEAESSSKERELEAKYLEMFKKVRGSYSRLETLGSASTSTPGCRFCFGFHGLLGAEDLSGVSPVVCSKFTEVPRVGTKPXATDTILPGISPPPEKQKQKKMLEILKTELDERAAAMNAEFEAAEQFDLLVE